In Bufo gargarizans isolate SCDJY-AF-19 chromosome 5, ASM1485885v1, whole genome shotgun sequence, the following are encoded in one genomic region:
- the LOC122937843 gene encoding uncharacterized protein LOC122937843, which translates to MAAEGFERTSGQCRAKLKKLKIQYKKIKDANGRSGNSRSTWKWYDAMDAIYGHRPANQGREGGLDSATALLESMIEPVDTVEGLSNDASNLSDDSPSMSFSSTSTIASPPSSQPHSTPNAPRQTVERRRSQLDLRTVMEDMRAAEERQLERLDNLSERRFQALRQDAQEAMRQEAEIARQQMEQLATFNQAFLGVLGQLVQVLGASRDPRPPPRE; encoded by the exons ATGGCGGCCGAAGGATTTGAACGGACGTCGGGTCAGTGTAGGGCTAAGCTTAAGAAgcttaaaatacaatataaaaaaattaaggatGCCAACGGCCGTAGTGGAAACAGTCGCAGTACCTGGAAGTGGTACGATGCCATGGACGCCATTTACGGTCATAGGCCGGCAAACCAAGGCAGGGAGGGAGGTCTGGACTCTGCTACTGCACTTCTCGAGTCCATGATAGAACCTGTTg ATACAGTTGAAGGACTGTCCAATGATGCGTCAAACTTGTCTGATGATAGTCCGTCTATGTCGTTCAGCAGCACCAGCACTATTGCATCACCACCTTCCAGCCAACCACATAGTACACCCAATGCACCCCGGCAAACAG TTGAAAGGAGACGCTCGCAGCTGGATCTGCGCACAGTCATGGAGGATATGCGGGCAGCTGAGGAAAGGCAGCTGGAAAGGCTGGATAACCTTTCTGAGCGGAGGTTTCAGGCACTGCGTCAGGATGCCCAAGAAGCTATGCGCCAAGAGGCTGAAATTGCACGGCAACAGATGGAGCAGTTGGCTACATTCAACCAGGCCTTCCTGGGTGTCCTTGGGCAGCTTGTTCAAGTACTAGGAGCCAGTCGTGATCCCAGACCACCACCAAGGGAATAG